The following are from one region of the Pseudodesulfovibrio piezophilus C1TLV30 genome:
- the thrC gene encoding threonine synthase, with translation MTADLFPSYRGDMEYFCLGCGKRFPTDELYYTCPDCGGVFLLENLAFDELKKTSGEEWRAIFDARAASKKTALRGIFRFYELMAPVIDEEDIVYLGEGNTPIIESSPTLRECTGIRTAYKNDGQNPSASFKDRGMACGFSYLRALIRKHGWDQILTVCASTGDTSAAAALYASYVGDAIQSVVILPHGKVTPAQLAQPLGSGAVVLEVPGVFDDCMKVVEHLADNYRVALLNSKNAWRILGQESYAFECAQWFDWDLKDKCIFVPIGNAGNVTAIMAGFLKLHDLGIITDLPRIFGVQSHHADPVYRYYAVDNPDERHYAPVTVTPSVAQAAMIGNPVSFPRVKYFAEKFEHIGGKDSFQIIQVTEQQIMDSMIQANRNGHIACTQGGETFAGAKRALGLGLLSEKELCILDSTAHQLKFVDFQNMYFDNTFPPEFEVSPDTSLANRPELVISPEEKATLSADEYTRTTADTIVAKLGLKKK, from the coding sequence ATGACTGCCGACCTCTTCCCTTCCTATCGCGGTGACATGGAATACTTCTGCCTCGGTTGCGGAAAAAGATTTCCAACTGATGAACTTTACTACACCTGCCCGGACTGCGGCGGTGTGTTTCTGTTGGAGAACCTCGCATTCGATGAATTGAAAAAAACCTCCGGCGAAGAATGGCGAGCAATATTTGATGCACGCGCCGCTTCAAAGAAAACGGCTCTGCGAGGCATTTTTCGCTTCTATGAACTGATGGCGCCGGTCATTGACGAAGAGGATATTGTCTATTTGGGAGAAGGAAACACTCCTATTATCGAATCCAGCCCAACTCTCAGAGAATGCACCGGAATCAGAACAGCCTACAAGAACGACGGGCAAAATCCATCCGCATCCTTCAAGGACAGAGGAATGGCTTGTGGATTCTCCTATTTGCGCGCGCTCATCCGGAAACATGGCTGGGACCAGATTCTTACCGTTTGCGCTTCCACGGGTGACACTTCGGCAGCCGCAGCCTTGTATGCATCATACGTAGGTGACGCCATTCAATCCGTCGTGATCCTTCCCCATGGTAAAGTCACCCCGGCACAACTCGCCCAGCCCCTGGGGTCCGGTGCAGTCGTTCTTGAAGTCCCCGGAGTCTTTGACGACTGCATGAAGGTAGTGGAGCACCTGGCAGACAATTACCGCGTAGCGCTCCTGAACTCGAAGAATGCCTGGCGGATTCTCGGCCAGGAATCTTACGCCTTTGAATGCGCCCAATGGTTTGACTGGGACCTCAAAGACAAATGCATATTTGTTCCCATAGGCAATGCAGGCAATGTCACGGCAATAATGGCCGGTTTCCTCAAACTCCACGATCTGGGCATTATTACCGACTTACCACGTATTTTTGGTGTTCAATCCCACCATGCAGATCCTGTTTACCGTTACTATGCTGTGGACAACCCGGATGAACGCCACTACGCACCGGTAACCGTGACCCCATCCGTGGCCCAGGCCGCCATGATTGGCAATCCTGTTTCATTCCCCCGCGTCAAATACTTTGCTGAAAAATTCGAACACATTGGAGGCAAAGACTCTTTCCAGATCATTCAGGTCACTGAACAGCAGATCATGGATTCCATGATTCAGGCCAATAGAAATGGACACATTGCATGCACTCAGGGCGGCGAGACATTTGCCGGAGCCAAACGAGCTTTGGGACTGGGATTGCTCTCGGAAAAAGAGTTATGCATCCTCGACTCCACGGCTCATCAACTCAAATTTGTCGATTTCCAAAACATGTACTTCGACAATACATTCCCGCCGGAATTCGAGGTTTCTCCTGATACTTCCCTGGCCAACAGACCGGAGCTAGTCATCTCACCTGAAGAGAAAGCCACTCTTTCAGCCGATGAATATACACGGACCACGGCAGACACTATTGTCGCTAAACTTGGCTTGAAAAAGAAATAG
- a CDS encoding TlyA family RNA methyltransferase — MAKKQRADQLLTGAGLAESREKAKRQIMAGKVHYIENGQKIPVAKPGQQFPPETEFVVPEENQYVSRGAYKILTAIEEFSINFEGKTALDAGASTGGFTDCMLQHGAVRVYAADVGYGQLHEKLRQDSRVINLERTNIRHATAELIPEQIDVIVADVSFISLIKILPACMQFLKPGGELVVLIKPQFELGPGQTDKGVVRDEGLRQQAVQLVTNFCSEELTLTIKGIVPSKILGPKGNQEYMAYMQAPV; from the coding sequence ATGGCGAAAAAACAACGTGCAGATCAACTCCTGACTGGAGCAGGTCTGGCAGAGAGTCGTGAAAAGGCAAAACGCCAGATAATGGCAGGGAAAGTCCATTATATAGAGAATGGACAGAAGATACCTGTTGCAAAGCCAGGCCAGCAATTTCCACCGGAGACTGAATTTGTCGTACCGGAAGAAAACCAATATGTCTCGCGCGGGGCATACAAGATTCTGACAGCCATCGAAGAGTTTTCCATCAACTTTGAGGGAAAAACTGCATTGGATGCCGGAGCTTCCACCGGAGGATTTACCGATTGTATGCTTCAACACGGTGCCGTTAGGGTCTATGCAGCCGATGTGGGCTATGGCCAGCTGCATGAGAAATTGCGTCAGGATTCACGGGTAATCAATCTGGAGAGAACCAATATCCGTCATGCAACCGCAGAGCTTATCCCTGAACAGATTGATGTCATTGTAGCTGACGTCTCATTTATATCCCTGATCAAAATACTGCCAGCGTGCATGCAATTTCTCAAACCGGGAGGAGAGTTGGTGGTGCTTATCAAACCCCAATTCGAACTCGGACCGGGACAGACAGACAAAGGGGTTGTACGCGATGAAGGACTCCGCCAACAGGCTGTTCAGCTCGTCACCAATTTCTGCAGTGAAGAGCTTACTCTGACTATCAAAGGAATCGTGCCATCAAAAATTCTTGGACCAAAGGGGAACCAGGAGTACATGGCATATATGCAAGCTCCGGTTTGA
- a CDS encoding rhodanese-like domain-containing protein: MTQSIQMMNVDQAREFIERRKPEDFTLLDVRQAWEYEEFHLPGAILIPLTELADRLGEIDTFKPVLAYCASGGRSMAAATLLEGHGYKSLINMVGGAMAWNGQSAFGPMELGMVVFSGSESVGEIIGKAYAMENTLQGFYARQGEQAETPEQKDLFMTLAGFEDRHKKTLFTLYKKAVTLSLSQESFEKKIMKDVGGLGEGGVNLEEFVEEFGGAFDDEHGILQLASMIEAQAMDYYIRCARRAESEETKEALQLLAREEKAHLRLLGKQMDRLGTE, from the coding sequence ATGACACAGTCGATACAGATGATGAATGTGGATCAGGCAAGAGAGTTTATCGAGCGTCGCAAACCTGAGGATTTCACGCTGCTCGATGTTCGGCAGGCTTGGGAATATGAGGAGTTTCATTTGCCTGGAGCAATCCTCATCCCCTTGACTGAATTGGCGGATCGGTTGGGTGAGATTGATACGTTTAAACCGGTACTCGCCTATTGTGCCTCTGGAGGACGAAGTATGGCTGCTGCCACCCTTCTGGAAGGGCATGGGTACAAATCGCTTATCAATATGGTGGGGGGCGCCATGGCTTGGAACGGCCAGAGTGCTTTTGGTCCCATGGAGCTTGGAATGGTCGTTTTTTCCGGTTCTGAATCCGTTGGTGAAATCATAGGAAAGGCCTATGCCATGGAGAACACTCTTCAAGGCTTTTACGCCCGACAAGGGGAGCAGGCAGAAACTCCGGAGCAGAAAGATCTGTTCATGACCCTCGCAGGATTTGAGGATCGTCACAAAAAAACACTTTTCACATTATACAAGAAGGCGGTCACTCTGTCTCTTAGCCAAGAGAGTTTTGAAAAAAAGATTATGAAGGATGTCGGGGGACTGGGAGAGGGGGGCGTCAATCTGGAAGAATTTGTCGAGGAATTCGGTGGAGCTTTTGACGACGAGCATGGCATTCTCCAACTTGCCTCCATGATAGAAGCTCAGGCGATGGATTATTATATTCGATGTGCCAGACGGGCGGAGAGCGAAGAGACAAAGGAAGCTTTGCAGTTGTTGGCACGTGAAGAGAAGGCGCATCTCAGGTTGCTTGGCAAGCAGATGGACCGTTTGGGAACAGAGTAA
- a CDS encoding energy-coupling factor ABC transporter ATP-binding protein: protein MIALSGIDYLYPSGGKALSSVTMNMDHGALIGLVGANGSGKSTLMSLMAGLFSPGKGTLSMGDLVSPGDEKKIRSICRMVMQDADLQILGSTVEEDLLLGRKRTDEAVKKAKEIAARFSLLDVWDKSVQSLSWGMKRKVCLAAALLDNPQVVLLDEPFSGLDYPGMREMRRMILENKSKGLTQVVSSHDLECFVDIVDELAVLDHGRLVLNGPAEVVLDHVAAYGVRPPCSWNAGLGIMPWEEAK from the coding sequence ATAGATTATTTGTATCCTTCTGGCGGAAAAGCCTTGTCGTCGGTAACCATGAACATGGATCATGGCGCACTCATTGGGCTTGTGGGAGCCAATGGTAGCGGTAAATCCACCCTGATGTCTCTTATGGCAGGCCTGTTTTCTCCAGGTAAGGGGACCTTGTCCATGGGAGATTTGGTCAGTCCGGGAGATGAAAAAAAAATACGTTCTATCTGCCGTATGGTCATGCAGGATGCAGACTTACAGATACTCGGCTCCACAGTGGAAGAGGACTTGCTGCTGGGTCGAAAACGAACTGATGAAGCTGTTAAGAAAGCCAAGGAGATAGCAGCCAGATTCTCTCTTCTCGATGTGTGGGATAAATCTGTTCAATCTCTCTCTTGGGGCATGAAGCGCAAGGTCTGTCTTGCTGCTGCTCTTTTGGATAACCCCCAAGTTGTTTTGCTCGATGAGCCGTTTAGTGGACTGGATTATCCTGGAATGCGCGAAATGCGCAGGATGATTCTTGAGAATAAGTCCAAAGGTTTGACGCAGGTGGTTTCATCGCATGATCTTGAATGTTTTGTTGATATTGTTGATGAACTGGCTGTCCTTGACCACGGTCGGCTTGTCCTGAATGGTCCGGCTGAGGTGGTCCTGGATCATGTGGCCGCGTATGGGGTCCGTCCGCCGTGTTCATGGAATGCGGGACTCGGCATCATGCCTTGGGAAGAGGCCAAATGA